From the genome of Amia ocellicauda isolate fAmiCal2 chromosome 14, fAmiCal2.hap1, whole genome shotgun sequence, one region includes:
- the LOC136767858 gene encoding zinc finger protein ZFP2-like isoform X1, which translates to MAEPQTEGSTQELGALRSECGPSLVSLHIKTEHDTQESVYTNPGIQTCFKDILCNVKSEDIIESICKLEPELPVDGLCETESIALRKKLRGKCDSPVKESQTSQCGSLHLRPPNSPSPSSSPPAPLPGEHQHLHCCPQCGKNFTQAERLKKHQRIHSRERAYCCNQCGKSFLRVGQLKIHQRTHTGERPYCCSQCGKSFIQPGDLKKHQRTHTGERPYCCIQCGKSFTQRGHLKKHQHIHTGERPYSCPQCGKSFVLAGQLKIHQRTHTGERPYCCSQCGKSFIQPGDLKIHQRIHTGERPYCCTMCGKSFIQPGDLKKHQRTHTGERPYCCSKCGKSFIQPGDLKKHQRIHTGERPYCCTMCGKSFTHAGNRNAHQHIHTGERPYCCSQCGKSFNQAQHLKIHERIHTGERPYCCTQCGRLFICSTALRSHERTHK; encoded by the coding sequence ATGGCAGAGCCGCAGACTGAGGGGTCGACACAGGAACTTGGGGCACTGAGAtctgagtgtggacccagtTTAGTGTCTCTGCACATTAAAACAGAGCATGATACACAAGAATCTGTTTACACAAATCCAGGAATACAAACTTGTTTCAAAGATATCCTCTGTAATGTGAAATCTGAGGACATTATAGAAAGCATCTGTAAGCTGGAACCTGAGCTCCCTGTAGATGGACTGTGTGAAACAGAATCCATTGCCTTGAGGAAGAAGCTCCGTGGAAAGTGTGACAGTCCAGTGAAGGAGAGCCAGACATCACAGTGCGGATCGCTGCATCTCCGACCACCCAACTCCCCCagcccctcttcctcacctcccGCACCTTTGCCTGGAGAACATCAGCACCTCCATTGCTGCCCTCAGTGTGGGAAGAACTTCACTCAGGCAGAACGCCTTAAAAAACATCAGCGCATTCATTCTAGAGAGAGAGCATATTGCTGTaaccagtgtgggaagagctttttACGGGTGGGACAACTCAAAATTcaccagcgcactcacacaggTGAGAGACCGTACTGttgctcccagtgtgggaagagtttcattCAACCAGGAGACCTAAAAAAGcaccagcgcactcacacaggagagagaccgtactgctgcatacagtgtgggaagagcttcactcAGAGAGGACATCTTAAGAAACACCagcacattcacacaggagaaagACCATACAGCTgcccccagtgtgggaagagcttcgtGCTGGCAGGACAGCTGAAAATTcaccagcgcactcacacaggtgagagaccgtactgctgctcccagtgtgggaagagtttcattCAACCAGGAGACCTGAAAatacaccagcgcattcacacaggagagagaccgtactGCTGCACAatgtgtgggaagagtttcattCAACCGGGAGACCTAAAAAAacaccagcgcactcacacaggagagagaccatatTGCTGCTCcaagtgtgggaagagttttaTTCAACCAGGAGACCTAAAAaaacaccagcgcattcacacaggagagagaccgtactGCTGCACAATGTGTGGGAAAAGCTTCACTCATGCAGGAAACCGTAATGCTCACCAGCATATTCACACAGGGGAGAGACCATACTGCTGCTCCCAGTGTGGAAAGAGTTTCAATCAGGCACAACACCTTAAAATCCACGAGCGCatccacacaggagagagaccgtactgctgcacccagtgtgggaGGTTGTTCATTTGTTCAACAGCCTTGAGAAGTCATGAGAGGACTCATAAGTGA